The following proteins are encoded in a genomic region of Mustela erminea isolate mMusErm1 chromosome 3, mMusErm1.Pri, whole genome shotgun sequence:
- the S100Z gene encoding LOW QUALITY PROTEIN: protein S100-Z (The sequence of the model RefSeq protein was modified relative to this genomic sequence to represent the inferred CDS: substituted 1 base at 1 genomic stop codon): MPTQLEVAMNIMIMTFHQYSCKEGDRFKLSKGELKMLLQXELTEFLSCQKDPQLVDKIMQDLDANKDNEVDFNEFVVMVAALTVAWNDYFVEQLKRKGK; encoded by the exons ATGCCCACTCAGCTGGAGGTGGCCATGAACATCATGATTATGACCTTCCACCAGTACTCTTGCAAGGAAGGGGACAGATTCAAGCTCAGTAAGGGGGAACTGAAAATGCTCCTGCAGTGAGAGCTCACAGAGTTCCTCTCG tgcCAAAAGGACCCCCAGTTGGTTGATAAGATAATGCAGGACCTGGATGCCAATAAGGACAACGAAGTGGATTTTAATGAATTCGTGGTCATGGTGGCAGCTCTGACAGTGGCTTGGAATGATTACTTTGTAGAACAattgaagaggaaaggaaaataa